The stretch of DNA CCGTGCCCGGGCAGGCGCCAGGACGGGCGGGCCCGTCGTGCCCCGCCCGCCCCCGCGCCCGCCCGCGGGTCACGCGCGCGTGCCGCCCTCGGCGACGAACTCGTCGAGCCAGGCGCGGAAGTCCGGGCCGAGGTCGTCGCGCTCGGCGGCGAGCCGGACCACGGTCTTGAGGTAGTCCAGCCGGTCCCCGGTGTCGTAGCGGCGGCCGCGGAAGACGACGCCGCGCACGCCGTGGCCCTCGCCCTCGGTGGTCGCCAGCGTCTGCAGCGCGTCGGTCAGCTGGATCTCCCCGCCCCGGCCCAGCGGCGTCTGGCGGAGGACCTCGAAGACCGCGGGGTCCAGCGCGTAGCGGCCGATGATCGCCAGGTTGCTGGGCGCGTCGGCGACGGCGGGCTTCTCGACCAGCCCGGTGACCTCGACGACGTCGTCCTCGCCGGTCGCGGTGACGGCCGCGCAGCCGTACATGGAGATCTGCTCCTGCGGCACCTCCAGCAGCAGGACGACGCTGCCGCCGTAGCGGGCCTGGACGTCGAGCATGCGGGGCAGCACCTGGTCGCGCGGGTCGATGAGGTCGTCACCGAGCAGGACGGCGAACGGCTCGTCGCCGACGTGCTGCGAGGCGCACAGCACGGCGTGGCCGAGGCCGCGGGGGTCGCCCTGGCGGACGTAGTGGATGGAGGCGAGGTCGGTCGAGGCCTGGACCTGGCGCAGCAGCTCGTCCTTGCCCTGGGCCTGCAGCGAGCTCTCGAGCTCGGCGTTGCGGTCGAAGTGGTCCTCGAGCGCGCGCTTGCTGCGGCCGGTGATCATGAGGACGTCGTCGAGCCCGGCGGCGACCGCCTCCTCCACGACGTACTGGATGGCCGGCCGGTCGACGACCGGGAGCATCTCCTTGGGCGTGGCCTTGGTCGCCGGCAGGAACCGGGTCCCGAGCCCCGCGGCGGGGATGACGGCCTTGGTGGTGCGCCGTCCGACGGTGTCCTGGCCGGGGATGGAGGGTGTGCTCGACGTCATGGCAGGACCCTATGGGGCGAGGTCGCGCTCCGGGGAGCCGAGACCGGGACCCCCGGCCGAGGGCGCCGACCCGGCGGTGAGCTCCTCCGGGCTGCGGGCGACCTCGACCCGGTCCCGGCCGCCGGTCTTGGCGCGGTACAGGGCAGCGTCGGCCGCGCCCATGACCGCGGTCGCGGTGTCGCCGTGGTGCGGGAAGCCCGCGACCCCCATGGAGGCGGTGATCTGCCGCAGCGTCCCGTCCGGCAGGCGGAACCGCTCCGACCGGATCGCGGTCAGGACGCGGCCGGCCAGGCGCTCCGCCCCGTCCAGGTCGGTCTCGGGCAGCAGCAGGGCGAACTCCTCGCCGCCGTAGCGGGCGACCGTGTCGACCTCGCGCACGCACTCCTTGACCCGGCGGGCGAGCTCGCGCAGGACCGCGTCGCCCGCGGCGTGGCCGTAGGTGTCGTTGACGGGCTTGAACCGGTCGATGTCGAGCATGAGCACGCCGAGCGGGTGCCCGAACCGGGTGGCCCGCTCCATCTCGCGGGCGAGCATGGTCGACAGGTGCCGGAAGTTGTTGACGCCGGTGAGCGGGTCGGTGACCGACAGCCGCTCGACCTCCTGGTGCTCCTTAATGTTGGCCAGGGCCGTGCCGGCGTTGCCCGCGAGCGCGCCGATCGCCTCGAACGCGACGGCGTCGTAGCCCGGCTCCCCGACCTCGCGGGCGACGACCACGGCGCCCAGAGGGCGGCTGGAGCTGCCGAGCGGGACCGCGAGGACCGGCCCGCGCTCGTCGTCCCCGGGCACCTCGATGACCGTCCGCTCGAGCAGCGCGCGCTCGGCGACCTCGAGCAGCGTCCGCCGGGTGAGGTCGTCGAGCGTCGTGGGGCCGTCGCCGCGGCTGCGGGCGCGCAGGGACAGCTCCCGCTTGCTGAGCCGGGAGCTCCGGTCGTGGTGCAGCGCGAGGCCCATGGGGGCGTCGGCCGCGAGCAGCGCCGCCTGCAGGACGGTCTGGAGCAGGCCGTCGCGGTCGTGGGTCTGCTGCAGGGCGTCGCCGAAGCGGCCGAACGCGTCGAGGAACGCCCCGCGCCGCCGCTGGGCGTCGGCCTCGCTCGCGCGCAGGTCCCGGGCGAGCGACCCGAGCACGGCGGAGACGCCCTGGACGTCGGCGTCGGCGTCGGCCGCGCCGTCGGTGGAGGCCTCGGCGGGCAGGTCGTCGCCGGCGGCGATGCGGCGGGCGAGCTCGGCCAGCTCGGTGAGCGGGCGGGTCAGGGACGCCGACAGCAGCCACACCAGGGCGGCGGTGCCGAAGGCGGTGGCGACGAAGGCGAGGGCGAGGTTGCGGTCGATCGACGTAGGAGCGCGGCCGACCGCCACGACCTCGACGTCCCCGAGCGGCGTCGCCGCGACGACGAAGGGCTGGTCCCCGACGGTGTCGCCGACGATGTTCACGACGTCGTCCTGGAGCAGCCTCGGACTGCTGGCCTCGGTGACCAGCTCCTGCTCGAGCTCCTCCCGCTCGGCCGCGAGCTCGCGCTCGTCGCCTTCCTCGCGGCCCAGCGGGCTGTCGCCACCGGAGGCCACGAGGGCCCCGTCGGCCACGACACCCAGCCGCCCCGTCAGGCCCACCTGCTCGCCGAGGGACGCGAGGTAGGCCTCGTCGACGGGTGCCGAGACGACGACGGACCCCAGCCCTTCCGGCTGACCCTCGGAGTTCTCGCCGGCGAACCCGGTCCTGGCCGTGAGCGACGCGGGCGACCCGAGCGCCCCCTCGCTGCACGAGCGGTCGTCGGCGACCCCGGCGTCGACCTGCTGGCCCGGCTCGGCCCCCTGGGCCACCACCACCTGCCCCTGGGCGTCGAGGACGAGGAGCAGCCAGCCGTCCTGGGCGAGCCGCTCCGTCACCCCCTGCGCCGCCTCGCGGGCGATCACGTCCGGCTCGCGGCTGCCGTCCGGCGTGGTCGAGACCGCCACGAGCAGCTGGGACGCCACCAGCGCGGCCCGCTCCGCCACGGCCTCGCAGTCGCGGGCCAGCAGCGAGGCGGTCGCGGTGGCGGCCTCGTGGAGCCGCTGCTCGTCCTTGAAGCCGACCGAGCTCGGGAGCAGCACGCCGACCACGCCGAAGACCCCGAGGATCGGCACGACGGCGGCCACGACGAGCGCGACGGCGACGCGCGCGCGCACGCTCATGGTGCCTCCCGCCTGGCGCCGGGGTCTGACGCCGTGTCCGATCAGCCAGGATCCTCCCATGTCGCCCCCACCGCGCTCCGCCAAGGCGGTGACGCGCGCGCGGGTGCGGGGCGGCCGGACGACGCGCGACCCGTCCGTGGCCGCCGCGGTGGAGCAGGCGCTCGCCTCCCACGTGGACGCTGCGCTGCTCGCCGCGGGGGCCCGGGACCCGGAGCGGGGCACCGTCACCGACCGCCCGTCCGGCCCACCGGCTGCCCGGCCCGTCGCCTGCTATGTCTCGCTGCCGGCCGAGCCGGGCACGGGCCCGCTCCGCGGC from Aquipuribacter hungaricus encodes:
- the galU gene encoding UTP--glucose-1-phosphate uridylyltransferase GalU; amino-acid sequence: MTSSTPSIPGQDTVGRRTTKAVIPAAGLGTRFLPATKATPKEMLPVVDRPAIQYVVEEAVAAGLDDVLMITGRSKRALEDHFDRNAELESSLQAQGKDELLRQVQASTDLASIHYVRQGDPRGLGHAVLCASQHVGDEPFAVLLGDDLIDPRDQVLPRMLDVQARYGGSVVLLLEVPQEQISMYGCAAVTATGEDDVVEVTGLVEKPAVADAPSNLAIIGRYALDPAVFEVLRQTPLGRGGEIQLTDALQTLATTEGEGHGVRGVVFRGRRYDTGDRLDYLKTVVRLAAERDDLGPDFRAWLDEFVAEGGTRA
- a CDS encoding diguanylate cyclase, with protein sequence MSVRARVAVALVVAAVVPILGVFGVVGVLLPSSVGFKDEQRLHEAATATASLLARDCEAVAERAALVASQLLVAVSTTPDGSREPDVIAREAAQGVTERLAQDGWLLLVLDAQGQVVVAQGAEPGQQVDAGVADDRSCSEGALGSPASLTARTGFAGENSEGQPEGLGSVVVSAPVDEAYLASLGEQVGLTGRLGVVADGALVASGGDSPLGREEGDERELAAEREELEQELVTEASSPRLLQDDVVNIVGDTVGDQPFVVAATPLGDVEVVAVGRAPTSIDRNLALAFVATAFGTAALVWLLSASLTRPLTELAELARRIAAGDDLPAEASTDGAADADADVQGVSAVLGSLARDLRASEADAQRRRGAFLDAFGRFGDALQQTHDRDGLLQTVLQAALLAADAPMGLALHHDRSSRLSKRELSLRARSRGDGPTTLDDLTRRTLLEVAERALLERTVIEVPGDDERGPVLAVPLGSSSRPLGAVVVAREVGEPGYDAVAFEAIGALAGNAGTALANIKEHQEVERLSVTDPLTGVNNFRHLSTMLAREMERATRFGHPLGVLMLDIDRFKPVNDTYGHAAGDAVLRELARRVKECVREVDTVARYGGEEFALLLPETDLDGAERLAGRVLTAIRSERFRLPDGTLRQITASMGVAGFPHHGDTATAVMGAADAALYRAKTGGRDRVEVARSPEELTAGSAPSAGGPGLGSPERDLAP